The following are from one region of the Gemmatimonadota bacterium genome:
- a CDS encoding aminopeptidase P family protein — translation MSALDTIDRAMVTSTLERLGADGWLLFDFHGCNPVAQRLLPGGGLVTRRTFVWIPRQGPMVAIVHKIEMQPFLGFPGTVIPFARHAELQAALEGTLRGKRAAMEISPKDAVPYLDRIPWGVVDLLQSLGVTVVPSADLVTRFAATWSEAEAAEHMQAAELLREIALNALHGAVRRAGTGLRESALQQEVVAAMEGAGMFLTTHPIVGFGPNAANPHYEPRPGADRALEPDQVVLLDLWGGMREGAVFADQTWMGFSGSAVPERVQTVWTTVRDARDAAISRMQGLAASGAPVQGYLGDQAARQVIEAAGFGEYFVHRTGHSIDRDLHGSGPHLDDYETHDDRAMLPGTGCSVEPGIYLPGDFGVRSEINLYWGASGIVVTPGERQVELIVPT, via the coding sequence ATGAGCGCGTTGGACACGATCGATCGGGCGATGGTCACGTCGACCCTGGAGCGGCTCGGCGCGGACGGCTGGCTGCTGTTCGACTTTCACGGCTGCAACCCGGTGGCGCAGCGACTGCTGCCCGGCGGCGGGCTGGTCACGCGGCGGACTTTCGTCTGGATTCCGCGGCAGGGGCCGATGGTGGCGATCGTGCACAAGATCGAGATGCAGCCGTTCCTCGGCTTTCCGGGGACGGTGATCCCGTTCGCGCGGCACGCCGAGCTGCAGGCCGCGCTGGAAGGGACATTGCGGGGGAAGCGGGCGGCGATGGAGATCTCGCCGAAGGACGCCGTGCCGTATCTGGACCGGATTCCCTGGGGCGTGGTGGACCTGCTGCAGAGCCTCGGCGTGACGGTGGTGCCGAGCGCCGACTTGGTGACCCGCTTTGCGGCGACGTGGAGCGAGGCCGAGGCGGCGGAGCATATGCAGGCGGCGGAGCTGCTGCGGGAGATCGCGCTCAACGCCTTGCACGGCGCGGTGCGTCGGGCGGGGACGGGGCTGCGCGAATCGGCGCTGCAGCAGGAAGTCGTCGCGGCGATGGAGGGGGCGGGGATGTTCCTCACCACGCATCCGATCGTCGGCTTCGGGCCGAACGCCGCGAACCCGCACTACGAGCCGCGTCCCGGGGCGGACCGTGCGCTCGAGCCTGATCAGGTCGTGCTGCTCGACCTCTGGGGCGGGATGCGCGAGGGGGCGGTCTTCGCGGATCAGACGTGGATGGGCTTCTCGGGAAGTGCCGTGCCCGAGCGGGTGCAGACGGTGTGGACCACGGTGCGCGACGCCCGTGACGCGGCGATCAGCCGGATGCAGGGACTGGCGGCGTCCGGGGCGCCGGTGCAGGGGTATCTGGGCGACCAGGCGGCGCGGCAGGTGATCGAGGCGGCGGGCTTCGGCGAGTATTTCGTGCACCGGACGGGGCACTCGATCGACCGCGACCTGCACGGGTCGGGGCCCCACCTGGACGACTACGAGACGCACGACGACCGCGCGATGCTGCCCGGGACGGGCTGTTCGGTGGAGCCGGGGATCTATCTGCCGGGCGATTTCGGGGTCCGGAGCGAGATCAACCTCTATTGGGGGGCGTCGGGGATCGTGGTGACGCCGGGGGAGCGGCAGGTGGAGCTGATCGTGCCTACTTGA
- a CDS encoding aquaporin, with amino-acid sequence MRPLLPRVLAEMFGTFILIFFGCGAVVMNSFPGADYGVFGIAVVHAIALAIAISATAAISGGHCNPAVTIGLLSIRKIAPADAFAYVMAQLAGGLLGALLVKSLLSPNVGRVVNFGAPALHNTMTFRPPSPSRRS; translated from the coding sequence ATGCGTCCCCTGCTCCCCCGCGTCCTCGCCGAGATGTTCGGCACCTTCATCCTGATCTTCTTCGGATGCGGTGCCGTCGTGATGAATTCCTTCCCGGGCGCCGACTACGGCGTCTTCGGGATCGCCGTGGTCCACGCGATCGCCCTCGCCATCGCCATCTCGGCGACGGCGGCCATCTCCGGCGGCCACTGCAACCCGGCGGTCACCATCGGGCTGCTCTCGATCAGGAAGATCGCGCCCGCCGACGCCTTCGCCTACGTCATGGCGCAGCTGGCCGGTGGCCTCCTCGGCGCGCTGCTGGTCAAGTCGCTCCTCTCCCCGAATGTCGGCCGCGTGGTGAATTTCGGCGCGCCGGCGCTCCACAACACGATGACCTTCAGACCGCCATCGCCCTCGAGGCGGTCCTGA
- a CDS encoding sigma-70 family RNA polymerase sigma factor, with protein sequence MFTAHPPSLPCPERPPPSFETEALPHLDTLYRVALRLTTNPAAAEDLVQDTMLRALRAWGSFRPGSNARAWLVTILRNQFITGWRSARRGAQPVDVEAIPELPDLADPDPEGRFFAELVDDEVLAALDQLPEEFREVVVLSDLEGMPYAEVAEALGIPLGTVKSRIFRARRILQGQLRRYAEESGLIRPTEPTP encoded by the coding sequence CTGTTCACCGCTCACCCACCTAGCCTTCCATGCCCTGAGCGCCCCCCGCCCAGCTTCGAAACCGAAGCCCTGCCCCACCTCGACACCCTCTACCGGGTGGCGCTTCGGCTGACCACCAATCCGGCCGCCGCGGAAGATCTGGTGCAGGACACCATGCTCCGCGCGTTGCGGGCCTGGGGCTCCTTCCGCCCCGGTAGCAACGCGCGCGCCTGGCTGGTGACCATCCTCCGCAACCAGTTCATCACCGGCTGGCGCAGCGCCCGGCGCGGGGCCCAGCCAGTCGATGTCGAGGCGATCCCGGAGCTGCCCGACCTGGCCGACCCGGACCCCGAAGGGCGCTTCTTCGCCGAGCTGGTGGACGACGAGGTCCTGGCGGCACTCGACCAACTCCCCGAGGAGTTCCGCGAGGTGGTGGTGCTGAGTGACCTGGAAGGGATGCCCTACGCCGAAGTCGCCGAGGCCCTCGGCATCCCGCTCGGGACCGTGAAGTCGCGGATCTTCCGCGCCCGACGGATCCTGCAGGGGCAGTTGCGGCGTTATGCGGAAGAGAGCGGACTGATCCGCCCCACGGAGCCGACCCCATGA
- a CDS encoding carboxypeptidase regulatory-like domain-containing protein encodes MAFGAGASTLHAQGSTGKIDGRVKDAAGQPLAGARVIIVGTAFTATTNQQGYYFFNSVSAGSVTLRATYIGYKSSQVENLRVLSGQTSPQDIIMEQSAVNVGDITVTSAAQPLVPRDQVATKQLIDGGFVDKLPVDNVSRVLQLQPGVTTTNGGGISVRGSRTDEQNTYIDGVPVQSGVRSGGASGGFSAGISVVAVNGFEDASITTGAASAEFGNAQGGIVAITTKTGGSKFAGNVSWETDMLAPARYRGGFNMFQGGFGGPIKGALTFYVSGRLEGSQGGNRGYQAWELPTWAPVGIDTTFTLPKTFGNVRSDSIVVPVYQYAVISGECDKMDFVTNAALQAMRDNYGQSCASNSSRNGGVNTQYNGTAKLNYTFGGGSRISATYLLSGNQARNRKADGLTAGSENWSNVATLNWNQQLIRGASKSLSIDAYASYQWNSSLAGRITDASEAGSRDPAFGILLKKLDYVYTADNFPLDSTLLKNILNNKVTNRIGLTDRINTSQYSAQGNYNLTHQPRRADSRRHRLRCRRRWLRQRRQLPDREPQGLQGQPRLAGRPLQPDQVRWRVHRLRHYRVRWRQHLHLSREAVPLQLLRRRPHRPGRRDRRRWSAL; translated from the coding sequence GTGGCATTCGGGGCAGGCGCCTCGACCCTTCACGCGCAGGGCTCGACCGGCAAGATCGACGGTCGCGTCAAGGACGCCGCGGGACAACCGCTGGCGGGTGCGCGCGTGATCATCGTCGGGACGGCCTTTACCGCGACGACCAACCAGCAGGGGTACTACTTCTTCAACAGCGTCTCGGCTGGTTCGGTGACGCTGCGGGCGACCTACATCGGCTACAAGTCGTCGCAGGTCGAGAATCTCCGCGTGCTCTCTGGCCAGACGTCCCCCCAGGACATCATCATGGAGCAGAGCGCCGTGAACGTCGGCGACATCACGGTGACGTCGGCGGCGCAGCCGCTGGTGCCGCGTGACCAGGTGGCCACCAAGCAGCTGATCGACGGCGGTTTCGTCGACAAGCTCCCGGTGGACAACGTGTCGCGCGTGCTGCAGCTGCAGCCGGGTGTGACCACCACGAACGGTGGCGGCATCTCGGTCCGCGGTTCGCGGACGGACGAGCAGAACACCTACATCGACGGCGTGCCGGTCCAGAGCGGTGTCCGCTCGGGTGGCGCGTCGGGCGGCTTCTCGGCCGGCATCAGCGTCGTCGCGGTGAACGGCTTCGAAGACGCCTCGATCACCACCGGCGCCGCGTCGGCCGAATTCGGCAACGCGCAGGGCGGTATCGTCGCCATCACCACCAAGACGGGCGGCTCGAAGTTCGCCGGCAACGTCTCGTGGGAAACGGACATGCTGGCGCCGGCCCGCTATCGCGGCGGCTTCAACATGTTCCAGGGCGGCTTCGGCGGTCCGATCAAGGGCGCGCTGACGTTCTACGTCTCCGGTCGTCTCGAAGGCTCGCAGGGCGGCAACCGCGGCTATCAGGCGTGGGAGCTGCCGACCTGGGCGCCGGTCGGGATCGACACGACGTTCACGCTGCCGAAGACCTTCGGCAACGTCCGCTCCGACTCGATTGTGGTCCCGGTCTACCAGTACGCCGTGATCTCGGGCGAGTGCGACAAGATGGACTTCGTCACCAACGCCGCGCTGCAGGCGATGCGCGACAACTACGGCCAGAGCTGCGCCTCGAACTCGTCGCGCAACGGCGGCGTGAACACGCAGTACAACGGCACCGCCAAGCTGAACTACACCTTCGGCGGCGGCTCGCGCATTTCGGCGACCTACCTCCTCTCGGGCAACCAGGCGCGCAATCGCAAGGCTGACGGCTTGACCGCCGGTTCCGAGAACTGGTCAAACGTGGCGACGCTGAACTGGAACCAGCAGCTCATCCGCGGGGCGTCGAAGTCCCTCTCGATCGACGCCTACGCGTCGTACCAGTGGAACTCGTCGTTGGCCGGCCGCATCACCGATGCGTCGGAAGCCGGCAGCCGTGATCCGGCGTTCGGCATCCTGCTCAAGAAGCTTGACTACGTCTACACGGCGGACAACTTCCCGCTCGACTCGACGTTGCTCAAGAACATCCTGAACAACAAGGTGACGAACCGTATCGGTCTCACCGACCGGATCAACACCTCGCAGTACTCCGCCCAGGGCAATTACAACCTGACTCACCAACCAAGGCGTGCCGACAGTCGACGGCATCGGCTACGGTGCCGGCGGCGGTGGCTACGACAACGCCGTCAACTACCAGATCGAGAACCGCAAGGTCTTCAAGGCCAACCTCGACTGGCAGGCCGACCGCTACAACCGGATCAAGTTCGGTGGCGAGTACACCGGCTACGACATTACCGCGTACGGTGGCGGCAACATCTCCACCTATCTCGTGAAGCCGTACCGCTACAACTTCTTCGCCGAAGACCGCATCGACCTGGGCGACGTGATCGTCGTCGGTGGTCTGCGTTATGA
- a CDS encoding SRPBCC family protein: MHVVDRRLVHAPPERVWPHAAEVERWPEILPHYRYVTRTEGERFGDGIVEMSAYRRFGGPLNWPTWWRSRIWVDAAKHEVRYRHIGGITTGMDVRWSILPTADGGSDVTIVHTWDGPPWPLIRRIAAEVVIGPVFVHGIAEQTLAGVARAAERDA, encoded by the coding sequence ATGCACGTCGTCGATCGGCGCCTCGTGCATGCGCCACCCGAGCGGGTCTGGCCGCATGCCGCCGAGGTGGAGCGCTGGCCCGAGATCCTGCCGCACTATCGCTACGTGACGCGCACCGAAGGCGAGCGCTTCGGCGATGGCATCGTCGAGATGTCGGCGTACCGCCGCTTCGGCGGCCCGCTCAACTGGCCCACCTGGTGGCGCAGCCGGATCTGGGTTGACGCCGCGAAGCACGAGGTTCGATACCGGCACATCGGTGGCATCACCACCGGAATGGATGTGCGCTGGAGCATTCTCCCCACCGCAGATGGCGGCAGTGACGTGACGATCGTGCATACCTGGGACGGCCCCCCCTGGCCGTTGATTCGCCGCATCGCCGCCGAGGTCGTGATCGGGCCGGTGTTCGTGCATGGCATTGCCGAGCAGACGCTGGCCGGCGTGGCACGCGCCGCCGAGCGTGACGCGTGA
- a CDS encoding beta-ketoacyl-[acyl-carrier-protein] synthase family protein: MTRRVVVTGIGLITPIGIGSDAVWARLQHGPSAVQRIDRFDSSPFRSHIAAQVNDFDPEAMLSPRQARRTDRCSQLGLAATRLALEDAALDLANESADRVGVMMGTALGGIGFAEEQNFKYIAGGPREVDPLLALTVFGGALSCNIAITNGVSGVNSTNAMSCASGTLAIGQGFRAIRQGDADVILAGGSEAPLYPLCYGSFSLIRAMSTRNDDPATASRPFDSARDGFVMAEGSAVLVLEALEHAEARGARIYAEIAGSGVTNDAHHMTQPRPDGREAVRAMRLALAEAGCAPDEVEWVNAHGSSTTLNDATEALAIREVFGAHTDSLPVSGTKGWHAHALGASGAIETAIACRSIRDGWIPPTLNCLDPDPAGGLRQLPADGLTMAPRAVLKNSFGFGGCNATLLLRRTGV; this comes from the coding sequence GTGACGCGCCGCGTGGTGGTCACCGGCATCGGCCTGATCACGCCGATCGGCATCGGCAGTGATGCCGTCTGGGCAAGGCTGCAGCACGGGCCATCGGCGGTGCAACGGATCGATCGCTTCGACTCGTCACCGTTCCGGTCGCACATCGCGGCACAGGTGAATGATTTCGATCCCGAGGCGATGCTCTCGCCCCGACAGGCGCGGCGCACCGATCGCTGTTCGCAGTTGGGGCTCGCCGCCACGCGGCTGGCGCTCGAGGACGCCGCGCTCGACCTCGCCAACGAATCGGCGGACCGGGTCGGCGTGATGATGGGGACGGCGCTCGGCGGGATCGGCTTCGCGGAGGAGCAGAACTTCAAGTACATCGCCGGCGGCCCGCGTGAAGTGGATCCGTTGCTCGCGCTCACCGTGTTCGGTGGCGCGCTGTCGTGCAACATTGCCATCACCAATGGCGTGTCGGGCGTGAACAGCACCAATGCAATGAGTTGCGCGTCGGGGACGCTCGCGATCGGTCAGGGCTTCCGCGCCATTCGCCAGGGCGACGCCGACGTGATCCTTGCCGGCGGCAGCGAGGCGCCGCTCTATCCGCTCTGCTACGGTTCCTTCTCGCTGATCCGCGCAATGAGCACGCGCAACGACGACCCGGCCACGGCGTCGCGACCGTTCGACTCGGCGCGCGATGGCTTCGTGATGGCCGAAGGCTCGGCGGTGCTGGTGCTCGAGGCACTGGAGCATGCAGAGGCACGTGGCGCGCGGATCTACGCCGAGATCGCCGGGTCGGGGGTGACCAACGACGCGCACCACATGACCCAGCCGCGTCCGGACGGCCGCGAAGCGGTGCGGGCGATGCGCCTGGCGCTTGCCGAAGCGGGTTGTGCGCCCGACGAGGTCGAGTGGGTCAACGCACACGGGTCGTCGACCACGCTGAACGATGCCACCGAGGCACTCGCCATCCGGGAGGTCTTCGGCGCGCACACCGACTCCCTGCCGGTGAGCGGCACCAAGGGATGGCACGCACACGCCTTGGGCGCCTCCGGGGCGATCGAGACGGCCATTGCCTGCCGCAGCATTCGCGACGGCTGGATCCCGCCGACCCTCAACTGCCTGGACCCCGATCCGGCGGGCGGGCTGCGTCAGCTCCCGGCCGATGGGCTGACGATGGCACCCCGGGCGGTCCTCAAGAATTCCTTCGGCTTCGGCGGCTGCAACGCGACGCTCCTCCTCCGGCGGACGGGAGTGTAG
- a CDS encoding PorV/PorQ family protein has protein sequence MIRHSVARVVALTLLAATPAVVGAQSTAVKRDNTGYGTTAAEFLLIGANARGMALGGGYLPLATDLGALYANPGALALLKRAGVQGSQLNYVADTKLNWGGVATPYGGGSGAIGFSIGSFGFSDQPVYTPQQPNGTGEFYSVSETYAAMTVAKNFSDRFSVGITAKGVFDRLGQVSGNAFAVDFGTHFHSQLAGKPIRFAFALTNLGTNLTYKGDPLKVTSVRDTLPGDGDVPSGPVASTRLTSPFSLPTKFAVGLAYDFISTSDARLTVTSEFNQMRSNKASFSAGGEFAAERVGGSPFGVAVRGSYTSNPSLAYSSAGVAFEKQTDDKSAGLALGGGVSLASRGGFALGFDYAWKKMGALGDVSFFTVSLGW, from the coding sequence ATGATCCGGCATTCCGTCGCACGCGTTGTTGCCCTCACCCTGTTGGCTGCCACCCCCGCCGTTGTCGGGGCCCAGTCGACCGCGGTCAAGCGCGACAACACCGGCTACGGCACCACGGCCGCCGAGTTCCTCCTCATCGGAGCGAACGCACGCGGTATGGCACTCGGCGGCGGCTACCTGCCGCTGGCGACTGACCTTGGTGCCTTGTACGCCAACCCGGGTGCCCTCGCGCTGCTCAAGCGCGCTGGCGTCCAGGGATCGCAGTTGAACTATGTCGCCGACACCAAGCTGAACTGGGGCGGCGTCGCCACCCCGTACGGCGGCGGCTCGGGCGCCATCGGCTTCTCGATCGGGAGCTTCGGCTTCTCCGACCAGCCGGTGTACACCCCGCAGCAGCCGAACGGCACCGGCGAGTTCTACAGCGTCTCCGAGACCTACGCGGCCATGACCGTCGCGAAGAACTTCTCGGACCGCTTCTCCGTCGGCATCACCGCCAAGGGGGTCTTTGACCGCCTCGGTCAGGTGAGCGGCAACGCGTTCGCCGTCGACTTCGGCACGCACTTCCACTCGCAGCTCGCCGGCAAGCCGATTCGCTTCGCCTTCGCGCTGACCAACCTCGGCACCAACCTCACGTACAAGGGCGACCCGTTGAAGGTCACCTCGGTGCGCGACACCCTCCCGGGTGACGGTGACGTTCCGAGTGGTCCGGTGGCGTCGACGCGGCTGACCTCGCCGTTCTCGTTGCCGACCAAGTTCGCCGTCGGCTTGGCCTACGATTTCATCTCGACCTCGGACGCGCGCCTCACGGTGACGTCGGAGTTCAACCAGATGCGGTCGAACAAGGCCTCGTTCTCGGCCGGTGGCGAGTTTGCCGCCGAGCGGGTCGGTGGCTCGCCGTTCGGGGTCGCAGTCCGCGGCTCCTACACGTCGAACCCGTCGCTGGCCTATTCCTCGGCTGGCGTCGCCTTCGAGAAGCAGACCGATGACAAGTCGGCCGGTCTGGCGCTCGGTGGCGGTGTGTCGCTGGCCTCGCGCGGCGGCTTCGCGCTCGGCTTCGACTACGCCTGGAAGAAGATGGGCGCCCTGGGCGACGTCTCCTTCTTCACCGTTTCGTTGGGCTGGTAA
- a CDS encoding flavin reductase family protein, translated as MDGYDFRQLCGRFATGIAVVTARDAEGRPAGMTVNSFTSVSLEPPLVLLAIDHAASMHEVLLGTTHYTINILESHQESLSRRFASGNPDRFEGIGFAPDALGRILLDGALAHICCERVNTVEAGDHTLIIGQVVGGTAAEHGRPLLYYRGGYTEPDTL; from the coding sequence ATGGATGGCTACGATTTCCGTCAACTCTGCGGTCGCTTCGCCACCGGGATCGCCGTGGTCACCGCGCGCGACGCCGAGGGGCGGCCGGCGGGGATGACGGTGAATTCCTTCACCTCGGTCTCGCTCGAACCGCCGCTGGTGCTGCTGGCGATCGACCACGCGGCGTCGATGCACGAGGTGCTGCTCGGCACCACGCACTACACCATCAACATCCTCGAGTCGCACCAGGAGTCGTTGTCGCGGCGCTTCGCCTCGGGCAACCCCGATCGCTTCGAGGGGATCGGCTTCGCCCCCGATGCGCTCGGCCGCATTCTGCTCGACGGCGCGCTGGCCCACATCTGCTGCGAACGCGTCAACACCGTCGAGGCGGGCGACCACACGCTGATCATCGGGCAGGTGGTGGGTGGCACGGCGGCGGAGCACGGTCGGCCGTTGCTCTACTATCGCGGCGGCTACACCGAGCCCGACACCCTCTAG
- a CDS encoding FAD-dependent monooxygenase translates to MAERAGVVIVGAGPAGSATAIHLARAGHAVTLIDRARFPREKACSEYLSPETVRHLATLGVLDALDAHGGTALEGTRVRAAHGASLIGRFADAGGSPFRATGLAMPRRILDATLLDAARVAGVTVHEETTLRVLSGMNAHGRTVTLEDAAGARHDVQARCVVGADGLRSVVARQAGLHRQGWLKRVAFVAHVEGVTGLGRVAEMHVGKTGYVGLNPLGHGIANVALVVPAALAAQARGDAAAFFHRQLEQLPGVHGRVDPARTVREVMVTGPFAASSRRSTADGLLLVGDAADFFDPFTGEGVCSALAGAAFAAETLDEALRASGPVTAGRLASYRHARRRAFLGKWIVERLIGYAMLSPRLFDRAVARLDRRGMADTLIGVTGDFVSPWRVVNPWFLGRMVV, encoded by the coding sequence GTGGCTGAGCGTGCCGGTGTGGTGATCGTCGGCGCAGGCCCGGCCGGAAGCGCCACCGCGATTCACCTCGCCCGCGCCGGCCACGCCGTGACGCTGATCGACCGCGCCCGTTTTCCGCGCGAGAAGGCCTGTTCCGAATACCTCTCCCCCGAGACCGTGCGGCACCTCGCGACGCTTGGCGTCCTCGACGCGCTCGACGCGCACGGCGGCACCGCGCTCGAAGGGACGCGGGTCCGTGCCGCGCACGGTGCGTCGTTGATCGGCCGCTTCGCCGATGCCGGCGGCTCCCCCTTTCGAGCGACCGGCCTGGCGATGCCGCGCCGCATCCTCGACGCCACGCTCCTCGACGCCGCGCGCGTCGCGGGGGTGACGGTGCACGAAGAGACGACGTTGCGCGTCCTCTCTGGCATGAACGCCCATGGACGGACCGTCACCCTCGAGGATGCAGCGGGCGCACGCCACGACGTCCAGGCGCGCTGCGTCGTCGGCGCCGATGGCCTGCGCAGCGTCGTGGCCCGACAGGCCGGGCTGCATCGGCAGGGATGGCTCAAGCGGGTGGCGTTCGTCGCGCATGTCGAGGGCGTCACCGGCCTCGGCCGCGTCGCCGAAATGCATGTCGGAAAGACGGGCTACGTCGGACTCAATCCTTTGGGCCATGGCATCGCCAACGTGGCACTGGTCGTTCCCGCGGCGCTGGCGGCGCAGGCACGCGGCGACGCCGCCGCCTTCTTCCATCGGCAGCTCGAACAACTCCCCGGCGTGCACGGTCGTGTCGATCCTGCGCGCACCGTGCGCGAGGTGATGGTCACCGGACCGTTCGCCGCGTCGTCGCGCCGGAGCACCGCCGATGGGCTGCTGCTCGTTGGCGACGCCGCCGACTTCTTCGACCCGTTCACCGGCGAAGGGGTCTGCAGCGCACTCGCCGGCGCGGCGTTCGCCGCCGAGACGCTCGACGAGGCGCTCAGGGCGAGCGGACCAGTCACCGCAGGGCGACTCGCGAGCTATCGCCATGCCCGCCGCCGCGCCTTCCTCGGCAAGTGGATCGTCGAGCGCCTGATCGGGTACGCCATGTTGTCACCACGACTCTTCGACCGGGCCGTGGCACGCCTCGACCGCCGCGGGATGGCCGATACGCTGATCGGCGTGACGGGAGATTTCGTCTCGCCGTGGCGGGTGGTGAATCCGTGGTTTTTGGGGCGGATGGTGGTTTAG
- a CDS encoding aquaporin: MSAVMATAVSKSAPKIAGFGIGLTLIPGIVVGGPLTGGALNPARAFGPAIIAGNMQAQAVWWIGPIVGAVAAALLWKHVLLAKEDTTG; this comes from the coding sequence ATGTCGGCCGTGATGGCGACGGCCGTCTCGAAGAGCGCCCCGAAGATTGCCGGCTTCGGCATCGGCCTGACGCTGATCCCCGGCATCGTGGTCGGCGGCCCGCTCACCGGCGGCGCGCTCAACCCCGCCCGCGCCTTCGGCCCCGCCATCATCGCCGGCAACATGCAGGCGCAGGCCGTCTGGTGGATCGGGCCGATCGTCGGCGCGGTCGCGGCGGCGCTGCTGTGGAAGCATGTGTTGTTGGCGAAGGAAGACACGACTGGATGA
- a CDS encoding methyltransferase domain-containing protein translates to MPATLTLSPVGHEALDDPTTPPALVERMLVDIARSNRWFGGRLAMRAGLRRLLDAGDAGRTLTLLDIGTGAGDLPHDAVRWAAKRGVTIVPTGLERIPAAAQLAHRGGLPVLLGCAGSLPIRRKGVDLVLVSQMVHHLDRASAVRLLAECDAIARRGVVIADLRPSRLAALGYRLAGPFLRMHPLTVSDGVVSLARGLHPAALRAIAREAVGHDVDVWRLPGARVIAAWRTDQ, encoded by the coding sequence GTGCCGGCCACGCTCACCCTCTCGCCGGTCGGCCACGAAGCGCTGGACGACCCCACGACGCCACCGGCGCTGGTCGAGCGGATGCTGGTCGACATTGCCCGCAGCAATCGCTGGTTCGGCGGGCGGCTCGCGATGCGCGCCGGCCTGCGCCGACTCCTCGACGCCGGTGATGCGGGCCGCACGCTGACGCTGCTCGACATCGGCACCGGGGCCGGCGATCTGCCGCACGACGCGGTGCGCTGGGCCGCCAAACGTGGCGTGACGATCGTCCCCACCGGGCTCGAGCGCATTCCGGCCGCGGCCCAGTTGGCACACCGCGGCGGACTCCCGGTGCTGCTCGGCTGCGCAGGGAGCCTGCCAATCCGCCGCAAGGGCGTCGACCTCGTGTTGGTGAGTCAGATGGTGCACCACCTCGACCGCGCGTCGGCGGTCAGGCTGCTCGCCGAGTGCGATGCGATCGCCAGGCGGGGTGTGGTGATCGCCGACCTGCGGCCGTCCCGACTCGCCGCACTCGGCTATCGCCTCGCGGGTCCCTTCCTGCGGATGCATCCGCTCACGGTGAGCGATGGCGTGGTGTCGCTGGCGCGCGGGCTGCATCCCGCCGCATTGCGCGCCATCGCGCGCGAGGCCGTCGGTCACGACGTCGACGTCTGGCGGTTGCCGGGTGCCCGCGTCATTGCCGCGTGGCGGACCGACCAGTGA
- a CDS encoding zf-HC2 domain-containing protein, producing MSDPELNCTDALAELDAFLRGELPVESVERMQGHLTRCRHCTQIGRYEQAFRSRLQRLGAGTECPDALRARIAALLAEGPSSG from the coding sequence ATGAGCGACCCGGAATTGAATTGCACCGACGCGCTCGCCGAACTCGACGCCTTCCTGCGCGGCGAGTTGCCAGTGGAGAGCGTCGAGCGGATGCAGGGCCACCTGACCCGCTGTCGGCACTGCACCCAGATCGGCCGGTACGAGCAGGCCTTCCGGAGCCGCCTGCAGCGGCTGGGCGCGGGCACCGAGTGCCCGGATGCGCTGCGCGCGCGCATTGCCGCGCTCCTCGCGGAAGGGCCGTCGAGTGGCTGA